The sequence CCAGAACACCAGCGGTATTCGATATCCACATGGATAAAAATGCGGTCGCAGCCATAAACGAAATAACCACTTTGCGACCATTGTCAGCTCCGATACGGGCGATAAGCGTTAATGCCATACGTTTGTGAACGCCGCTGGCTTCTACCGCTTTGGCCAGCATAAAAGCACCCATAAACAATAAAATGATATTGTCACCCAGCGCGCCTGCAGCGGTGCTGGTATCAATAACCCCAAACACGGGTAGTAACACGAAGGGTAATAATGAGGTGACGGGCAATGGAATGCATTCGGTGACCCACCACCAAGCGACCCAGACAACTGTGCTTAGAGTGAGAGCCGCCGGTAAAGGCATGTTGGCGAGTTGGGTGGCAAGCAGTACAATGAGAGCGGTTAATGGCCCCAGCGCTAAATGTTTCATTAAACGATTTTTCTATCCATAGCGTATCTTTCCCAGTAAAGATAATAGATAAGAGGTTCACATGCGAGATATTGTTATTCTGCACGAAAATGAAGAGTGGCTAGTGCCATTGAGAGCAGAATTTGAGAAGCGCGGAGTTGCGGCCAAAGAATGGTTTCTTGATACGGGCGTCATTCCTTTTACTGAACTGCCTGACGATGCGGTGTATTACAACCGCATGAGTGCCTCTTCGCATACCCGCGGGCATCGTTTTGCGCCAGAGCTAACTCGCATGGCCTTAACCTGGCTGGAAAGCAATAATCGAACGGTTGTGAATGGTACCGGTGTTCTTGCGCTAGAAGTCTGCAAGTTATCGCAGTATGCGGCATTGCAAAAAGCCGGGTTGAATGTTCCCAAAACACAAGCGGTCGTGGGTAAGAGTTTATTGGTTGAAGCTGCTGAAAAGTTCGCTCAGTGGCCCGTTATTTTGAAACCGAACCGCGGCGGCAAAGGTCTGGGTGTTATTAAGTTTGATGATGCGGCTGGTTTGCAAGCTTATATTGACAGTGCTGACTACGAAGAGCCTCTGGACGGTGTTTGGTTGTTGCAGGAGTACATCAAACCGAAACAACCGCACATTACCCGCAGCGAGTTTGTTGGTCAGAAATTTGTTTATGCAGTGAATGTGAATACTGAGCAGGGTTTTGAGCTCTGCCCGGCCGATGTATGCAGTGTTGATGATGCGTTCTGCCCGACCAGTGAAACGCCGGCGGAAACCCCGAATAAATTCACAATTACTAAGCGCTTTAACGACCACGAAATTATTTTTGCCCTTGAGGCGTTTTTAAAGGCCAATGATATTGATGTTGCAGGTATTGAATTCATTGAGGACGACAAAGGCGAGTTGTACGTGTATGACGTGAATACTAATACCAACTATAACCAAACTGCCGAGCGGGAAGCGGGTGTAAAGCAAACTGGAATGGGTGCTCTGGCTGATTATCTTATTGATTTAGCCAAATAACGACTCCCCAATAAGGGGTAAAAAAACGGCCCCAACAAGTGGGGCCGCAAAAAAGCCAGGGAGAGAGTCTGGCGTTTAGAAAGTGTATTCAACACCAAAGGAGGCTGTTTGAGGCTTGTTAGGACGAGCACCGTGAGGTGAACGAGCGACAATTTGTTGCTGATCAAACAGGTTTTCGACTTTGAAATAAACCGCCATGTTGTTGTTCATCTCATAACGGCTGACGAAATCCGTGACAAACACAGATTCCGTTCTGTCGAATTGGCTGTCGGTACGGTTACAGCCCGTGCTGACGCACATTTCGTCGGCGTATTTTGCCACAATGTAGTTTATCCAACCGTTTTGGTTGTCTAGTGCAACGCGCATACTGAACGTATTTTGCGGAATGTCTGCCAATTCATCACCGTCAAGGTTATTCAGGTTATCTTCGCTGATTTCACCTTTGGTGTAGGTATAGGTTACATCCACAGGAATCAGGAAGCTGCCTGCTTCAAACGTGTTGCTCGCCTGGAATTCCAACCCACGAACGACCGACTCACCCAATACGTAGTTGCCTGACTCCGCGCCGTTGTCACATGGGTTAGCGATTGAGCATTGCTGTGTTGTGTCGTTAAAGTCGCTGTAGAAGCCAACCGCTTCGACAAATAAAGTACCTTGGTTATAACGTACACCAGCTTCATAGTTTGTGCTGGTTTCAGGCTCCTGGTTTTCTTTTGCGCCACCACCTAAAGGAGAAAAACCTTTATGAACACCAGCCAAAACTTGCCAGTTTTCGCTTAGGTCATAAGTAAAAGATGCACCAGGTAACCATTCGCTGCTGTCATTAGAGCGAGTGCTGTCTAACTCGCTGCGGTCCGGCACTGCAAACTGGAGGCGTGAAGATTCAACGTTTTCATGACGAAGTGCCAGATTAACCATCAAATCGTCAGTAACTTGCCACTGGTCAGTAACCCAAAAGCTGACGGCTTCCGCTTTTTCTAAACGGTTGTCGCCACCGGTTGGTTGAATGAACGAGTCAAACACCAGGCTACCGTTAACTTGATCGAAGACTTCTTTTAACTGGTAACGATCCATTTCGTCAGTGTGATCACGTACGCCAATTTCGAGGAAATGCGATGCCAACTCAATACCGGTATTTACTTCAACACCATAAGAGTCGTAGCCACGGTTACCGTTGGTCCAGGTTATGTCTTGGTAATCTTGCTCGCCGTGCAAAACCGCTAGCGCGTCTGTGTCACCCGCATTGGCTAAGTCAACTAAGCCATTAACAACACCCGCTTTAAACCAGTTGCGCTTAAAGTGGTTCTTATAAGTCAGAACATTCAATTCAACGGTGTCAGTTAGCTCCACGTTGTAGTTAAGACTGATAGCGTCATGATGATTGTTCATCTGGTCAATTTCAGACAGCCCATAACGGCGGTTAGGGTCTTCCGCAAAGTCTGCGTCAGTAAGCCCTGCATACGTTTCGTTTGAGGTTTCTTCTGAATACTGGAATTTAGCCAGTAAACTTTGGCTATCCCCTGTCCATTTTAATTTCGCAACATAGTCTTCAATGTCGAATCCAGCGTCACGGCTGCTGCGGTCGATATCTTTAAAACCGTCGCTGCTGCGTTGAACGGTTTCTAGCAAGAAGCCCCACTGACCTTTTGTGCCGCCAACATGCGCATGAATATCGCGGCTGCTGTTTTCACCGAACTCAGTCAATACTTGACCACCGAACTGCTCCGGCACGGGTGTCGTAACCAGGTTAAGTACACCACCAGTGGTTTGAGGACCATAACGCAATAATGGAGCGCCCTTCAGCACTTCAATAGACGACATGCGGAAGGTGGTTGGGAAGTAATATGCCGCCGGGTTTGAATAGGGTGCTGGCGCCATCATCACGCCGTCTTCCAAAATAGTGACTTTACTGACACGGCCGGCGGTTGCGGCACGGATGCCAATGTTTGGGCGGAGGCCTTGGCCGTCTTCTTCACGCACATAGACACCAGGGATGGTTTTCATCAACTGGTTAATGTCGGATGGTACTTCAATTCGCATTTGCTCTTCGTCGATAACGGCGCTTGAGCCTGCAGTGGCTCTGGAGTCAGTTTTTGTACCGATAATTTTGATTTGTTCAATGTCATCAGTTCGGTCAATAGCCACTTCTGCAAAGGTCGGAGCAGCGAAGCTTGCAAGAATAGCCGTAGTCAGTAACGTCTTTTTCATGATCTACCCTGTTAATGTTTTTTGAAAGGTTATTTCATTATTGGTTTATCAAATCGCCGCGAATGCTAATATAAATAATAATGATTCGCAACAACAGTTTTGATCTTTAGCAATTCTTTGGTCGGTTTTTTTGTGGTACTTGTCGTTGTCTTAGTCAGAGAGTTTGGTTAAAAGCGCTTGGGCGAGGTAAAGTCTTTACAAAGAGGGGAAACCGTTAAGGCGCTTTAAATGACGAAAATAATAAAACTGACCACGGTGCTAACCGTATTAGCTGGTGTAGTCGGTTGCAGTTCATTAACTAGTGACTCAGAGCAAACCATTCAGTATCAATGCGGGGCGGCCGAAGTGGCGCTCAACTTTACTGACGAGGCAGCGACACTTCATTACAAAGGCAGCTCGGCACGCTTGCAGCCAGTGGTTAGTGCATCGGGCGCACGCTATAACGACGGTGCTGACCCTGTCACCCAGTACTGGGGGAAAGGTAATGAAGCGACCATTACCTGGCAGGGACAGGAATTGCCAACCTGTGTGGAAAAAGGCACTTTGCCTAAGCACTTTACAGGCCGTGGCAACGAACCTTTCTGGCAGGTTGCGGTTAATCCGCAACACATGACCATTACGACACCGAATACTGAAGCAATTGTTGATGTCGCGCCGGCCAAAGTCGTTTCTGAGAACCCTTATGAATGGCGCATTGACTCAGCCACAGCAACGCAGTTAGTGGTTATTGATACGTTATGTCGGGACTCGATGAGTGGCAGGCTTTACCCCTACCAAGTCGATTTGCACGAAGACGGTAACGTTTATTCCGGCTGTGGTGGCGACAGTGAATGGTTAGTGCAGGGTGTCGAGTGGCAATTGGTTAAATTTGGCGACCATCCGCTCAATACAAAAGCGCCAACATTGAGTTTTCTGGCCGACGGTCAGCTGACTGGATTCAATGGTTGTAATCGGTACTTCGGACAATACAACTTAGGTGGCGAGCTGGCACAAATACAGCTTATGGGAAGTACCAAAATGGCGTGTCCGGAAACCGCCAGTCAACTGGAAAGAGAGTTCAGTGACGCTATGCAACGTGTCTATCAAGTATTTATTGATAACAATGAACGCTTAGTGTTGACCACTCGTGGTAATCGACAACTGATTTTTGTCGAGCAACAGTAGTAATATCCTGATAGGGTTAACACCTATGCAACTTAAAAAATACACCGATTATGGTTTGCGCGTTTTAATGTATCTTGCGGCCAAAAAAAACGACAACAGAGTCACCATTGATGAACTCAGTGGCATCTTCAATGTGCCCAGAAACCACTTAAATAAAGTGGTGCACCAGTTAGGAAAAGAAGGGTTCATTGACACTCGCCGGGGGAAAAATGGTGGCTTTTTGCTGGCTGTTGACCCTGCCGATGTGCGGTTAGACAAGATCATACGCCGGCTTGAAGGTGACGAGTACTGGATAGATTGTCATAAGCCGGAGTGCGCTATATTCCCGGCCTGCGAGCTGAAGAATTTAATCAACGAAGGTAAGGAAACGTTCTACCGGTTTTTATCAGACTATACATTAGCCTCGCTAATGCAGAATGATGCTGATATTCGCCGACTCTGGGGACAGGAAATTCCAATAAACGAAGCACAATAATTAAGGGGAGTTCCATGCTTAAGAAATTAGCAGTAGGCATAGCCGTTGGTTTGGCGGCGACATCAGCGCAGGCAGGAAACTGGCTGCATTGCGGGGACGTATTCGATAGTCAATCCGGACAGCTTATTGGTGAGCGGTACATTGAAGTTGAAAATGGTGATATTAAGGCGGTCAAAGTGAATTCACCGGGAAGCTCCAACCAAGTAACCGACTTGTCAGACAGTACGTGTTTGCCGGGGTTTATTGACCTCCATGTGCACTTAGACGGTCAGTCCGGGCCAAATTCGTACATCAAGCAGTTTACTCAAAACCCGGCGGACTTAGCCTTGATTGCTCAGCACTACGGCATGAAAACGCTGAAAGCGGGATTCACAACGGTTCGTAATCCAGGTGATTCTGACAATGTGACCATTGCTTTGCGAGATGCCATTAACGCCGGTATTACCGATGGACCACGCATTTACACCGCAGGCAAGTCTATTGCAACAACGGGGGGGCATGCGGACCCGACAAACGGTTGGAAAGAACAACTGATGGGTCGTCCAACTCCAAAAGATGGTGTTATTAATAGCGCCGAAGGTGCTCGAGAAGCGGTTCGTCAACATTACAAAGACGGTGCTGACTTCATCAAAATTACCGCAACGGGCGGTGTATTGAGCATGGCAAGCAGCGGTGACAACCCTCAGTTTACTGACGATGAGTTAGAAGCCTTGGTTGATATTGCTGATGATTACAATTTTCATGTCGCCGCCCATGCGCACGGCAAAGCCGGTATGCTTCGTGCGGTAAAAGCGGGTATTGCTTCAGTTGAACATGGTACTTATATGGACGACGAAGTGATTGCGGCAATGAAAGAGCATGGTACGTATTTAGTACCGACGATTTTGGCTGGAAAATTTGTTGCTGAGAAAGCTGAAATTGACGGATATTTTCCTGAGGTTGTGAGACCCAAAGCGCGCGAAATTGGTCCGAAAATTCAGGATACCTTCGCCAAAGCTTATAAAGCGGGTGTGAATGTGGCGTTTGGTACTGATAGCGGCGTATCTGCACATGGTGACAATGCTCTGGAATTCCAGTACATGGTTGAAGCAGGCATGCCTGCAGCTGAAGCGATCCAAGCAGCGACAAGCGTCGCAGCTGATTTTCTGAAGAACGATAAAATTGGCCGTATTGAAGCGAATAAAAAGGCGGATATTGTGGCAGTAAAAGGTAATCCTTTAGAGGATATTACTCTGCTACAAAATGTCAGTTTCGTGATGAAAGACGGAAAAGTGTATAAGCAATAAAATAACCAAGAGGGGTCAGTCGAAACGCACTGACCCTTCTAGTTTCAAAGAGGTGTGGTCGCTACTGCGCACTTCGTACTTGGTTTTATCTTCCTCGCAATTCACCCACAGCTGTACTCTCGCCGGCAAAATAACCGGGCGCTTAAAAGTCACGTCTATGTAGGTTACCGCTTTTGACTGTTTGCGTTCCAGCTCAGCCTGAGCTCGAGCCATCATGTACATACCGTGAATAATCGGTTTTTCGAAACCAAACCAGCGCGACACGAGCGGATGTAGGTGAATGGGGTTAAAGTCGCCGGATATACGGGCGTATCGGCGGCCCATACCGCTGCCTAACTGCCAATGAGCCAAGTTGTCCCAGCCTTCGTCGGGTTCGAAAGGTTTCGGCGGTGCTTTCTTTGTTTGTGCCTTTGCGTTATCGGACTTCATGACTTGATAAACGCTGGTACAGGTCGCCACTTTTTCACCTTCTTGCCAAAACTCGACCGTAAACTGCGGTCTTAACCGGCGTGGAGACACATCAGGTCCGCGCTTAGGTACTTTGACTTTTGACACCAGCTGAAACGACTGGTCAGTTTGAATAACCGCATGGCGCTCTAGTTTGTTGCTGACGTGCACCAGACCCGGTGCAGGCCAAGGGAAGCTGTCGTCGAGCATTTGCGCTAAGTGTGCGCGTTGTGCAATGCAATACAGCATGGCAAGCGGAACATCACTAACAAAACCACCAAAAGCCTCGTGATATTTTTCTAGCTGTTTAGCTGCCGGAGCCGGAATAGAATAATGCTTTTCCAGCGTTTCTGAATCAGCCTCAGACTCATCGCTACGCTGTAAGGTAAATAATGACCTGAACAGCATAGTTGGCATGGGGGCAAGTTTTTGCGGATGGTTATCCACACGTTCCATAGTGATAGTGACTCCCTACTGACTTAGTGGTTATTCTCGCACATGTTGCAAAAATTCAACAGTCC comes from Idiomarina sp. X4 and encodes:
- a CDS encoding TonB-dependent receptor family protein; this translates as MKKTLLTTAILASFAAPTFAEVAIDRTDDIEQIKIIGTKTDSRATAGSSAVIDEEQMRIEVPSDINQLMKTIPGVYVREEDGQGLRPNIGIRAATAGRVSKVTILEDGVMMAPAPYSNPAAYYFPTTFRMSSIEVLKGAPLLRYGPQTTGGVLNLVTTPVPEQFGGQVLTEFGENSSRDIHAHVGGTKGQWGFLLETVQRSSDGFKDIDRSSRDAGFDIEDYVAKLKWTGDSQSLLAKFQYSEETSNETYAGLTDADFAEDPNRRYGLSEIDQMNNHHDAISLNYNVELTDTVELNVLTYKNHFKRNWFKAGVVNGLVDLANAGDTDALAVLHGEQDYQDITWTNGNRGYDSYGVEVNTGIELASHFLEIGVRDHTDEMDRYQLKEVFDQVNGSLVFDSFIQPTGGDNRLEKAEAVSFWVTDQWQVTDDLMVNLALRHENVESSRLQFAVPDRSELDSTRSNDSSEWLPGASFTYDLSENWQVLAGVHKGFSPLGGGAKENQEPETSTNYEAGVRYNQGTLFVEAVGFYSDFNDTTQQCSIANPCDNGAESGNYVLGESVVRGLEFQASNTFEAGSFLIPVDVTYTYTKGEISEDNLNNLDGDELADIPQNTFSMRVALDNQNGWINYIVAKYADEMCVSTGCNRTDSQFDRTESVFVTDFVSRYEMNNNMAVYFKVENLFDQQQIVARSPHGARPNKPQTASFGVEYTF
- a CDS encoding ATP-grasp domain-containing protein, whose product is MRDIVILHENEEWLVPLRAEFEKRGVAAKEWFLDTGVIPFTELPDDAVYYNRMSASSHTRGHRFAPELTRMALTWLESNNRTVVNGTGVLALEVCKLSQYAALQKAGLNVPKTQAVVGKSLLVEAAEKFAQWPVILKPNRGGKGLGVIKFDDAAGLQAYIDSADYEEPLDGVWLLQEYIKPKQPHITRSEFVGQKFVYAVNVNTEQGFELCPADVCSVDDAFCPTSETPAETPNKFTITKRFNDHEIIFALEAFLKANDIDVAGIEFIEDDKGELYVYDVNTNTNYNQTAEREAGVKQTGMGALADYLIDLAK
- a CDS encoding RrF2 family transcriptional regulator codes for the protein MQLKKYTDYGLRVLMYLAAKKNDNRVTIDELSGIFNVPRNHLNKVVHQLGKEGFIDTRRGKNGGFLLAVDPADVRLDKIIRRLEGDEYWIDCHKPECAIFPACELKNLINEGKETFYRFLSDYTLASLMQNDADIRRLWGQEIPINEAQ
- a CDS encoding metal-dependent hydrolase family protein, whose translation is MLKKLAVGIAVGLAATSAQAGNWLHCGDVFDSQSGQLIGERYIEVENGDIKAVKVNSPGSSNQVTDLSDSTCLPGFIDLHVHLDGQSGPNSYIKQFTQNPADLALIAQHYGMKTLKAGFTTVRNPGDSDNVTIALRDAINAGITDGPRIYTAGKSIATTGGHADPTNGWKEQLMGRPTPKDGVINSAEGAREAVRQHYKDGADFIKITATGGVLSMASSGDNPQFTDDELEALVDIADDYNFHVAAHAHGKAGMLRAVKAGIASVEHGTYMDDEVIAAMKEHGTYLVPTILAGKFVAEKAEIDGYFPEVVRPKAREIGPKIQDTFAKAYKAGVNVAFGTDSGVSAHGDNALEFQYMVEAGMPAAEAIQAATSVAADFLKNDKIGRIEANKKADIVAVKGNPLEDITLLQNVSFVMKDGKVYKQ
- a CDS encoding MaoC family dehydratase; this translates as MERVDNHPQKLAPMPTMLFRSLFTLQRSDESEADSETLEKHYSIPAPAAKQLEKYHEAFGGFVSDVPLAMLYCIAQRAHLAQMLDDSFPWPAPGLVHVSNKLERHAVIQTDQSFQLVSKVKVPKRGPDVSPRRLRPQFTVEFWQEGEKVATCTSVYQVMKSDNAKAQTKKAPPKPFEPDEGWDNLAHWQLGSGMGRRYARISGDFNPIHLHPLVSRWFGFEKPIIHGMYMMARAQAELERKQSKAVTYIDVTFKRPVILPARVQLWVNCEEDKTKYEVRSSDHTSLKLEGSVRFD
- a CDS encoding META domain-containing protein, which encodes MTKIIKLTTVLTVLAGVVGCSSLTSDSEQTIQYQCGAAEVALNFTDEAATLHYKGSSARLQPVVSASGARYNDGADPVTQYWGKGNEATITWQGQELPTCVEKGTLPKHFTGRGNEPFWQVAVNPQHMTITTPNTEAIVDVAPAKVVSENPYEWRIDSATATQLVVIDTLCRDSMSGRLYPYQVDLHEDGNVYSGCGGDSEWLVQGVEWQLVKFGDHPLNTKAPTLSFLADGQLTGFNGCNRYFGQYNLGGELAQIQLMGSTKMACPETASQLEREFSDAMQRVYQVFIDNNERLVLTTRGNRQLIFVEQQ